ATAGATCTGAATGATGCTGTTGTTCAATGCGTCTGACTCTCACTCAGTCACTCTCTCCTGACCACTGAGCAACGCAGCGGCGGAAGCGAGCCTCCAAGGGGAGGGCAACATGTCAGCAAGCCACTACTTTCCTCCTCTCAACTGCAGATGATGTGTGCATGTTTTGAGTGAGCTACTGATCGTTTGAAGAAGTTACTCCCTCCCAGCCCATGCTGGTAGTTGTAAACCCTAATTGGGCGTACGGTCTTTTGAACAAATTGAGCCTCGATCGGAACCTACTGGCCGTGGCTTCCTCTCGCTTCAACTGGCTGCAGTTCAGAAGGAcaggagcagagagaagcagTCGGGAGTCCTGGCTGCAGCTGACTtgtggcacagagagacagggagagcaggcAGCTCGGGAGCTGAGCTGAGCCAGAGAGTGGCCTCTCAGAGTGGGCAGCACTATGGATCCGGGGGTGTGCGTTCTGGAACTCCTCGGGATCCTCTTCTCTATTGGTGCCTGGATCTGCTCGCTGGCCACCACCATCATGTCCACCTGGCTGACCCTGTCCACCGACCTGCTGCCCGCGGAGAGCTACGAGCTGGGCCTGTGGGAGACGTGTGTGGTGCAGGACCTTGGAATTCTGGAGTGCAGACCCTATGACAGTCTCCTCGGCCTGCCTCCGGACATCAAACTAGCCAGGATCCTCATGTGTGTAACAGTGGCCACGGGCCTCCTGGGTCTCCTGCTAGCCATTCCTGGAATCTACTGGATCAACAGCTGCAACCAGGGGCCTGAGGGGTTGAGGGTGAAGAGATTGATGAAGATGCTGGGGGGGATATTGTGCTTGGTCGCAGGGGTACTGGGTCTCATACCTGTGTCTTACATCGCTCACCTGACGGTCATGCGGTTCTTTGATGAGGCCGTGCCGGCAATCGTGCCACGCTGGGAGTTTGGAGATGCCCTGTTCTGTGGCTGGACGGCGGGGTTTCTACACCTGGTGGCTGGCTCTCTGCTGGTCACCTCCTGCGTGTGCCTACAAGAGGAGCCATGCACCTTACAAATTCCTATACCGCTACAGAGAagacatacacacgtacacagtACCAATACCCCACATAGGAAGAGGTCCATGGAATATGTTTGATAAGCTATTGAGAAGTGAGAACAGTGTTCTCAGTAGCCTCTGCCCTGTCTCTATCAATGGTGAATAAAACTGCTTACCTAAAGCTTTTTCATGCTTATTTACATTAGCTATAGTTATTGAGTACTTTTGCTGGGACAAATCTTTCCCCATATATTGAGACAGAATGCTGGTACTTATTTCAATCACTCAAACAGGGT
The window above is part of the Oncorhynchus gorbuscha isolate QuinsamMale2020 ecotype Even-year linkage group LG21, OgorEven_v1.0, whole genome shotgun sequence genome. Proteins encoded here:
- the LOC124008418 gene encoding putative claudin-24, with the translated sequence MDPGVCVLELLGILFSIGAWICSLATTIMSTWLTLSTDLLPAESYELGLWETCVVQDLGILECRPYDSLLGLPPDIKLARILMCVTVATGLLGLLLAIPGIYWINSCNQGPEGLRVKRLMKMLGGILCLVAGVLGLIPVSYIAHLTVMRFFDEAVPAIVPRWEFGDALFCGWTAGFLHLVAGSLLVTSCVCLQEEPCTLQIPIPLQRRHTHVHSTNTPHRKRSMEYV